One genomic segment of Paraburkholderia caffeinilytica includes these proteins:
- a CDS encoding DeoR/GlpR family DNA-binding transcription regulator produces the protein MWQEDRHQRIRALLSTLQRVSTERIMADLGVSRETVRRDLLDLEALGELRRVHGGAIRPADEAPIAERAHTRVKSKTAIAKAATGLIASGQTLFIDAGTTTAALAEELAKLANLTIVTNSIDVALKMRGAVDQTEAANEVILLGGSISDRAMATTGATTVLDIQRYRADMALLSPVGVDHRHGATNYDHGETEVARAMVANADRVVILADYSKIGQRSRISYCPVDRIDVLVTNKKAAEAADFAPLKKKLEEIVLA, from the coding sequence ATGTGGCAGGAAGACCGTCATCAGAGAATTCGCGCGTTGCTGTCCACGCTTCAACGCGTGTCGACCGAACGGATCATGGCGGACCTCGGCGTATCGCGCGAAACGGTGCGGCGCGATCTGCTCGACCTTGAGGCACTCGGCGAACTGCGGCGCGTGCATGGCGGAGCGATCAGACCCGCCGACGAGGCGCCTATCGCCGAGCGTGCCCACACTCGCGTCAAATCCAAAACGGCGATTGCCAAGGCGGCCACCGGTTTGATCGCCAGCGGCCAGACACTGTTCATCGACGCAGGCACCACCACTGCGGCGCTTGCCGAAGAGCTGGCGAAACTGGCGAACCTGACGATCGTCACCAATTCCATCGACGTCGCGCTGAAAATGCGCGGCGCCGTGGATCAAACGGAAGCGGCCAACGAAGTGATTCTGCTCGGCGGCTCGATCAGCGACCGCGCGATGGCGACCACCGGCGCCACCACCGTGCTCGACATCCAGCGCTATCGTGCGGACATGGCCTTGCTCTCGCCGGTCGGCGTCGATCACCGGCACGGCGCGACCAACTACGATCACGGTGAAACCGAAGTGGCACGCGCCATGGTCGCCAACGCGGATCGCGTGGTAATCCTCGCCGACTACAGCAAGATCGGTCAGCGCAGCCGGATTTCATACTGTCCGGTCGATCGGATCGATGTGCTGGTCACCAACAAAAAAGCAGCCGAGGCCGCCGACTTTGCGCCGCTGAAAAAGAAGCTGGAAGAAATCGTTCTCGCTTAG
- the ugpQ gene encoding glycerophosphodiester phosphodiesterase, with translation MGNGIDRTLSADWPYSRLVAHRCGGTLAPENTLAGFEACVRHGYRMVEFDAKLSADNQLFLLHDDTLERTTNGHGAAAEHTWNQLAALDAGAWFGPQFVGTRLPTLAEAAGCCAQDGIAANIEIKPCPGRDEITGRLVASGALTLWQGQTPPLLSSFSFEALAAARDAAPSLRRGMLFEEVPADWLRIVRELDCVSLHASHRFLTEPLVAGIKAAGLRVLAYTVNDPERARLLAQWGVDMICTDRIDRLEHDMFSAPANPD, from the coding sequence GTGGGAAACGGGATTGATCGCACCTTATCCGCAGACTGGCCGTATTCGAGGCTGGTTGCGCATCGCTGCGGCGGCACGCTGGCGCCGGAGAATACGCTGGCCGGCTTCGAGGCATGCGTGCGCCACGGTTACCGCATGGTCGAGTTCGACGCCAAGCTCTCCGCCGACAACCAGCTTTTTCTGTTGCACGACGACACACTGGAACGCACCACCAATGGCCATGGCGCCGCCGCCGAACACACCTGGAACCAGCTGGCCGCGCTCGATGCCGGCGCCTGGTTTGGGCCGCAGTTCGTCGGTACGCGCCTGCCGACACTCGCCGAGGCTGCCGGGTGTTGCGCGCAAGACGGCATTGCCGCCAACATTGAGATCAAACCCTGCCCCGGGCGTGACGAGATCACCGGGCGGCTGGTCGCAAGCGGCGCACTGACTTTGTGGCAAGGGCAGACGCCGCCGCTGCTGTCGTCGTTTTCGTTCGAGGCGCTCGCCGCGGCGCGCGATGCGGCGCCCTCGCTGCGGCGCGGCATGCTGTTCGAAGAGGTGCCGGCTGACTGGCTGCGCATCGTCAGGGAGCTGGACTGTGTGTCGTTGCACGCGAGCCATCGGTTCCTGACCGAGCCATTGGTCGCCGGGATCAAGGCGGCCGGACTGCGCGTGCTGGCCTACACGGTGAACGACCCCGAGCGGGCGAGGCTCCTCGCGCAATGGGGCGTCGACATGATTTGTACAGATCGCATCGATAGACTGGAACACGACATGTTTTCGGCGCCGGCGAACCCGGACTGA
- a CDS encoding ABC transporter substrate-binding protein produces the protein MKRTALARLLSMSAAAGVAAAGVSSASAAPLDALVAAAKQEGQLTVIALPHDWCNYGQLVAGFQKKYGIKINELNPDAGSGDEVEAIKANKGNKGPQAPDVIDVGLSFGPTAKAEGLLQPYKVASWNSIPKESKDADGYWYGDYYGVLSFEVNADMIDKLPSDWSDLLKSDYKNAVSLAGDPRTANQAIQAVFAAGLSQSKGDVSKADKAGLKYFADLNKNGNFVPVIGKAASLAQGTTPIVVRWDYNALADRDTLKGNPKVQVVIPKTGVVAGVYVQAISAYAPHPNAAKLWMEYLYSDEGQIGWLSGYCHPMRYNELVSAKKVPQALLDKLPPPSSYKNVVFPTLSEQDAYKETITKHWDEAVGANVK, from the coding sequence ATGAAGCGCACCGCGTTAGCTCGTTTACTTTCGATGTCGGCCGCTGCGGGTGTCGCCGCAGCCGGCGTGAGCAGCGCCTCGGCCGCGCCGCTCGACGCACTGGTCGCAGCCGCCAAGCAGGAAGGCCAACTTACCGTGATCGCATTGCCGCACGACTGGTGCAACTACGGTCAGCTGGTCGCCGGCTTTCAGAAGAAGTACGGCATCAAGATCAACGAGCTGAACCCGGATGCGGGCTCGGGCGACGAAGTCGAAGCCATCAAGGCGAACAAGGGCAACAAGGGCCCGCAGGCGCCTGACGTGATCGACGTGGGTCTGTCGTTCGGTCCGACCGCGAAGGCCGAGGGTTTGCTGCAGCCGTACAAGGTCGCGTCGTGGAACTCGATTCCCAAAGAGTCGAAAGATGCGGACGGCTATTGGTATGGCGATTACTACGGCGTGCTGTCGTTTGAAGTGAACGCCGACATGATCGACAAGCTGCCTTCCGATTGGAGCGATCTGCTCAAGTCAGACTATAAGAACGCCGTCTCGCTGGCCGGCGATCCGCGCACGGCCAATCAGGCGATCCAGGCGGTGTTCGCCGCGGGCCTGTCGCAAAGCAAGGGCGATGTGAGCAAGGCCGACAAGGCCGGCCTCAAGTATTTTGCCGACCTGAACAAGAACGGCAACTTCGTGCCGGTGATTGGCAAGGCCGCATCGCTTGCACAAGGCACCACGCCGATCGTCGTGCGCTGGGACTACAACGCGCTGGCCGACCGCGACACGCTGAAGGGCAATCCGAAGGTGCAGGTGGTGATTCCGAAGACGGGCGTGGTCGCCGGTGTGTACGTTCAGGCGATCAGCGCCTACGCGCCGCATCCGAACGCCGCCAAGCTGTGGATGGAATACCTGTACTCCGACGAAGGCCAGATCGGCTGGCTGAGCGGCTATTGCCATCCGATGCGCTATAACGAACTGGTGTCGGCGAAGAAGGTCCCGCAAGCGCTGCTCGACAAGCTGCCGCCGCCGTCGTCGTACAAGAACGTGGTGTTCCCGACGCTGTCCGAACAGGACGCCTATAAGGAGACCATCACGAAGCATTGGGACGAAGCGGTCGGCGCGAACGTCAAGTAA
- a CDS encoding ABC transporter permease, with translation MSASSDAGSVQPELLVPPVPTPTPRVDGPGRASQFLAWIGVVPFFTFALLFLILPTGFLMVGAFQDSQGHFTLGNFRDLLQPTVMDAYWISFKVSAASALGGGVIGSLLAWAAVQGKLPGWIRPTLMTFSGVASNFAGVPLAFAFICTLGRVGLVTVLLKKYLGFNLYSTGFSVLSFSGLTLTYLYFQIPLMVLIVTPALDGLKREWREACDCLGGTAFQYWRHVALPVLWPSVLGATLLLFANSFGAVATAYALTGSSLNIVTILLYAQIRGDVMHNQNLGYALALGMVLVTGLSNGGYIWLRSRAERGRR, from the coding sequence ATGAGCGCTTCATCGGATGCTGGATCGGTGCAGCCGGAATTACTGGTTCCGCCTGTACCCACGCCAACGCCTCGCGTCGACGGTCCGGGACGCGCGTCGCAGTTCCTCGCCTGGATCGGCGTGGTGCCGTTTTTTACCTTCGCATTGCTGTTTCTGATTCTGCCGACCGGCTTCCTGATGGTCGGCGCGTTCCAGGATTCGCAAGGCCACTTTACGCTCGGCAACTTTCGCGACCTGCTCCAGCCCACGGTAATGGACGCCTACTGGATCAGCTTCAAGGTGAGCGCCGCTTCCGCGCTCGGCGGCGGGGTGATCGGGTCTCTGCTCGCGTGGGCGGCGGTGCAAGGCAAATTGCCGGGCTGGATTCGTCCTACGTTGATGACATTCTCCGGCGTCGCTTCGAATTTTGCCGGTGTGCCGCTCGCATTTGCCTTCATCTGCACGCTGGGGCGTGTCGGTCTCGTGACCGTATTGCTGAAGAAGTATCTCGGCTTCAATCTGTACTCGACGGGCTTCAGCGTGCTGAGCTTCTCCGGGTTGACGCTGACTTACCTGTACTTCCAGATTCCTTTGATGGTGCTGATCGTCACGCCGGCACTCGACGGCCTGAAGCGCGAGTGGCGTGAAGCCTGCGACTGCCTCGGCGGCACAGCCTTCCAATACTGGCGCCACGTGGCGTTGCCGGTGCTGTGGCCGAGCGTGCTTGGCGCGACGCTGCTGCTGTTCGCCAATTCGTTCGGCGCGGTCGCCACGGCTTATGCGCTGACGGGCAGTTCGCTGAACATCGTCACGATCCTGCTGTATGCGCAGATTCGCGGCGACGTGATGCACAACCAGAACCTCGGCTACGCGCTCGCGCTCGGCATGGTGCTCGTGACGGGCTTGTCGAACGGCGGTTACATCTGGCTGCGTTCGCGCGCTGAAAGGGGGCGTCGATGA
- a CDS encoding ABC transporter permease, which translates to MKSQSRVGAWTAMIVGSLYFLIPLLATFEFSLRMKRGVYSFEAYSVVLSDPRFQASFGYSILMAVLTIIVGVLLVVPTAYYVQLRLPKLRPIVEFITLLPLVVPAIVIVFGYLRIYNSSSILPLTANERATDLLLVFGYVTLSLPYMYRAVDAGLRAVDVRSLTEAAECLGANWPTILFKVIFPNIRSGILSGAFLTFAVVIGEFTLASLLDRPAFGPYLQLIGANRAYEPSALAIIAFVITWASMGLIQVFGSARSLSGQKI; encoded by the coding sequence ATGAAAAGCCAGTCGCGTGTGGGTGCGTGGACCGCGATGATTGTCGGTTCGCTGTACTTTCTGATTCCGTTGCTCGCCACCTTCGAATTCAGCCTGCGCATGAAGCGCGGCGTCTACAGCTTCGAGGCGTATAGCGTCGTGCTGAGCGATCCGCGTTTTCAGGCCTCGTTCGGCTATTCGATTCTGATGGCGGTGCTGACGATCATTGTCGGCGTACTGCTGGTGGTGCCGACGGCGTACTACGTGCAATTGCGGTTGCCGAAACTGCGGCCCATCGTCGAGTTCATCACCTTGTTGCCGCTGGTGGTGCCGGCGATCGTGATCGTGTTCGGCTATCTGCGCATCTATAACAGCAGCTCGATTCTGCCGCTCACGGCCAACGAACGTGCGACCGACCTGTTGCTGGTGTTCGGCTACGTCACACTCTCGCTGCCGTACATGTACCGCGCGGTCGACGCCGGCTTGCGCGCGGTCGACGTGCGCTCGCTGACCGAGGCCGCCGAATGTCTCGGGGCGAACTGGCCGACGATTCTGTTCAAGGTGATCTTCCCGAATATCCGCTCGGGCATTCTGTCCGGCGCGTTTCTCACCTTCGCCGTGGTGATCGGCGAGTTCACGCTGGCGAGTCTGCTCGACCGCCCCGCGTTCGGCCCGTATCTGCAATTGATCGGCGCGAACCGCGCGTATGAACCGTCGGCGCTCGCGATCATCGCGTTCGTGATTACGTGGGCGTCGATGGGTTTGATTCAGGTATTCGGTTCGGCCCGCTCGCTTAGCGGCCAGAAAATTTGA
- a CDS encoding ABC transporter ATP-binding protein has translation MAFLEIENLHKSFGANTALHHFDMKIERGEFITFLGPSGCGKTTVLRMIAGFETPTRGIIRLDNKDVTHLRTRQRKVGMVFQSYALFPNMTVADNIGFGLKITHRPQAEINKRVEEMLQLIKLPHLGQRYPWQLSGGQQQRVALARALAGKPQVLLLDEPLSALDAKIRISLRQDIRALQRELGITSIFVTHDQEEALSISDRIVVMNEGRVEQVGTPSEIYNYPRTRFVASFVGTLNILAGHVIDPKTGKMAVDGQELTTTQELPADDVGKQRMIALRPEAIVLEPAAPGRNTLNATVEEVNFLGAVVRIRARVKDAVISLDVFNDPNRGLPERGQPVSLGFSHENLLVLEEGGA, from the coding sequence ATGGCATTCCTTGAGATCGAAAATCTGCATAAGTCCTTCGGGGCGAACACGGCGCTGCATCACTTCGACATGAAGATCGAGCGCGGCGAATTCATCACGTTTCTTGGGCCGTCCGGTTGCGGCAAGACCACGGTGCTGCGGATGATCGCCGGCTTCGAAACGCCGACGCGGGGCATCATCCGGCTGGACAACAAGGACGTGACGCACCTGCGCACGCGGCAGCGCAAGGTCGGCATGGTGTTTCAGTCGTACGCGTTGTTTCCGAACATGACGGTGGCCGACAACATCGGCTTCGGACTGAAGATCACGCACCGCCCGCAGGCGGAGATCAACAAGCGCGTCGAGGAGATGTTGCAGTTGATCAAGCTGCCGCATCTCGGCCAACGCTATCCATGGCAGTTGTCGGGTGGTCAGCAGCAGCGCGTGGCGTTGGCGCGCGCGCTCGCCGGCAAGCCACAGGTGCTGTTGCTCGACGAACCGCTATCGGCGCTCGACGCGAAGATCCGCATTTCGTTGCGGCAAGATATTCGCGCGCTGCAGCGCGAGTTGGGCATCACGTCGATTTTCGTGACGCACGATCAGGAAGAGGCGCTGTCGATTTCGGACCGCATCGTGGTGATGAACGAGGGGCGCGTCGAACAGGTCGGCACGCCGTCGGAGATCTATAACTATCCGCGCACGCGCTTTGTCGCGTCGTTCGTCGGCACGCTGAACATTCTGGCGGGCCATGTGATCGACCCGAAGACCGGCAAGATGGCTGTCGACGGTCAGGAGCTCACCACCACGCAGGAACTGCCGGCAGACGACGTGGGCAAGCAACGCATGATCGCGCTGCGGCCCGAAGCCATTGTGCTGGAACCGGCCGCGCCGGGCCGCAACACGCTGAACGCAACTGTTGAAGAAGTGAATTTCCTCGGCGCGGTGGTGCGCATCAGGGCGCGCGTGAAAGACGCCGTGATTTCACTCGACGTGTTCAACGACCCGAATCGCGGCTTGCCCGAACGGGGTCAACCGGTATCGCTCGGTTTCTCGCACGAGAACTTGCTGGTGCTCGAAGAGGGCGGCGCATAG
- a CDS encoding dicarboxylate/amino acid:cation symporter → MKKPFYKVLYVQVIVAIIIGIALGHYSPDFAVDMKPLGDGFIKLIKMVIGPIIFCTVVTGIAGMEDMKKVGRVGGKALLYFEIVSTFALVLGLIATHVLKPGVGFNIDPATLDGKAVASYAAKAHGQTTVDFLMHLIPDTLVSAFAQGEILQILVIALLFGAVLATAGEKGKVVTNFIDGLSHVLFGIVRIITKLAPIGAFGAMAFTIGKYGIGSLLPMLKLIGTFYLTSIVFVVVVLGIIARAVGFNILRFVGYIKEEMLIVLGTSSSEAALPQLMLKLEKLGCSRSVVGLVVPTGYSFNLDGTNIYMTMAVLFIAQATNTDLTWTQQLTLLAVTMLTSKGASGVTGAGFITLAATLAVVPTIPLSGMVLILGIDRFMSECRALTNIVGNGVATVVVSAWEKELDRSKLNAALRGEVAVKEPAEA, encoded by the coding sequence GTGAAGAAACCTTTCTACAAAGTGCTATACGTCCAGGTGATCGTTGCGATCATCATCGGCATCGCGCTCGGCCATTATTCGCCCGACTTCGCCGTCGACATGAAACCGCTCGGCGACGGCTTCATCAAGCTGATCAAGATGGTGATCGGGCCGATCATCTTCTGTACGGTGGTGACCGGTATCGCCGGTATGGAAGACATGAAGAAGGTCGGGCGCGTCGGCGGCAAGGCGCTGCTGTACTTCGAAATCGTTTCGACGTTCGCACTGGTGCTCGGCCTGATCGCGACGCACGTGCTGAAGCCCGGCGTCGGCTTCAACATCGATCCGGCCACGCTCGACGGCAAGGCGGTCGCCTCGTATGCCGCGAAGGCGCATGGCCAGACCACGGTCGACTTCCTGATGCACCTCATCCCGGACACGCTCGTGTCGGCGTTCGCCCAGGGCGAAATCCTGCAGATCCTGGTGATCGCGTTGCTGTTCGGCGCGGTGCTGGCTACGGCCGGCGAGAAGGGCAAGGTCGTCACGAACTTCATCGACGGGCTCTCGCATGTGCTGTTCGGCATCGTGCGCATCATCACGAAGCTGGCGCCGATCGGCGCGTTCGGCGCAATGGCGTTCACGATCGGCAAGTACGGCATCGGCTCGCTGCTGCCTATGCTCAAGCTGATCGGCACGTTCTATCTGACTTCGATCGTGTTCGTGGTGGTCGTGCTCGGCATCATCGCGCGTGCGGTGGGCTTCAACATCCTGCGCTTTGTCGGCTACATCAAGGAAGAGATGCTGATCGTGCTCGGCACGAGCTCGTCGGAAGCCGCGCTGCCGCAACTGATGCTGAAGCTCGAAAAGCTCGGCTGCTCGCGTTCGGTGGTGGGCCTCGTGGTGCCGACCGGTTACTCGTTCAACCTCGACGGCACCAACATCTATATGACGATGGCCGTGCTGTTCATCGCTCAGGCCACCAATACCGACCTGACGTGGACGCAGCAGCTCACGCTGCTGGCGGTGACGATGCTGACTTCGAAGGGCGCGAGCGGTGTGACCGGCGCAGGCTTCATCACGCTGGCCGCCACGCTCGCCGTGGTGCCGACCATTCCGCTGTCGGGCATGGTGCTGATTCTCGGTATCGACCGCTTCATGAGCGAATGCCGCGCGCTGACGAACATCGTCGGCAACGGTGTCGCGACGGTGGTGGTGTCGGCATGGGAAAAGGAACTGGACCGCAGCAAGCTGAACGCCGCGTTGCGGGGTGAAGTGGCGGTCAAAGAGCCGGCCGAGGCTTAA
- a CDS encoding sensor histidine kinase, with protein MKAAAASPDPAPSADEAYADGAAPYATISDPYRSGIANVTRRLLILFALVAGLVAACGLTYSIAWQSGIDNLRRNAAVRVDRTTSALKSTLERYESLPYLLAEHPIVQDVLVNPSPANVERANLYLEDLNRHARATVTYIIPLDGYCVAASNWHGPGSFIGAGYQFRPYFLDAVKGGVGRFFGIGTISQAPGYYISQPVRRDGKIVGVAVVKLDLEWFQGADASEPLVVTDDHGVIFLSSMPAWKYHTIRPLSGQVADSIYQARQYAQQPIAPLPVTIERTLEGNAQIVRIGGGRYAPRYLASRRGMGEPDWHLITMSPVGPVDADARNATIVTGFGYVSLVLLAFYWRMRRARVREVMRSRSLLQKAYAELNRRVAERTADLSQANEQLQKEVAERTRAEQELRAAHDELIQASKLAALGQMAAGITHELNQPLAALRGFSDNTRVLLERGDQASAFENLEAIAALTERMGKITNQLKLFVGRARPRSARAPVMRALRNVIALLQKRLQGVEVEFALLDGGTGARTPLNLADDPPDLVAHCDDLRLEQVLINLLGNALDATAGMTPPRISIEIETAESSVSFAVRDNGPGIPDDVLPRLFEPFFTTKEMGQGLGLGLAISSSIARDCGGTLVARNAPEGGALFVLTLRRARVQTSHTSDPLTTGS; from the coding sequence ATGAAAGCGGCGGCCGCGAGCCCAGACCCCGCGCCGTCGGCCGACGAAGCTTACGCCGACGGCGCGGCGCCTTATGCCACAATATCCGATCCTTACCGATCGGGAATTGCCAACGTGACGCGCCGCCTGCTGATCCTCTTCGCGCTCGTTGCCGGGCTCGTGGCGGCGTGCGGGCTCACGTACAGCATTGCGTGGCAGAGCGGGATCGACAATTTGCGGCGCAACGCCGCAGTGCGGGTCGATCGCACGACCAGCGCGCTGAAAAGCACGCTCGAGCGCTACGAATCGCTGCCTTATCTGCTGGCTGAACATCCCATCGTGCAGGACGTGCTGGTCAATCCCAGCCCTGCCAACGTCGAGCGCGCCAATCTCTATCTCGAAGACCTCAACCGCCACGCGCGGGCGACGGTCACGTACATCATTCCGCTCGACGGCTATTGCGTCGCCGCGAGCAACTGGCACGGGCCGGGCAGCTTCATCGGCGCGGGCTATCAATTCCGGCCGTATTTTCTCGATGCGGTGAAAGGCGGCGTGGGCCGCTTTTTCGGCATCGGCACGATTTCGCAGGCGCCTGGTTACTACATCTCGCAGCCGGTACGGCGTGACGGCAAGATCGTCGGCGTGGCGGTCGTCAAACTCGATCTCGAATGGTTTCAGGGCGCGGATGCGTCCGAGCCCCTGGTTGTCACCGACGACCACGGCGTGATCTTTCTGTCGTCGATGCCGGCGTGGAAATATCACACGATCCGGCCGTTGTCGGGCCAGGTCGCCGATTCGATCTACCAGGCGCGCCAGTATGCGCAGCAACCGATCGCGCCGCTGCCAGTGACGATCGAACGCACGCTCGAAGGCAATGCGCAGATCGTGCGCATCGGCGGCGGCCGCTATGCGCCGCGCTATCTGGCGTCGCGACGCGGTATGGGCGAGCCGGACTGGCACCTGATCACGATGTCGCCGGTCGGTCCGGTCGACGCCGACGCGCGCAATGCGACCATCGTGACCGGCTTCGGCTATGTGTCGCTGGTGTTGCTCGCGTTCTACTGGAGAATGCGCCGTGCCCGGGTGCGTGAAGTGATGCGCAGCCGTTCGCTGCTGCAAAAGGCCTACGCCGAATTGAACCGGCGAGTGGCCGAACGCACGGCGGATCTGTCGCAGGCAAACGAGCAGTTGCAGAAGGAAGTCGCCGAGCGAACGCGCGCCGAACAGGAACTGCGCGCCGCGCACGATGAACTGATCCAGGCCAGCAAGCTCGCCGCGCTGGGTCAGATGGCGGCGGGCATCACGCATGAATTGAATCAACCGCTTGCGGCGCTGCGCGGTTTTTCGGACAACACGCGCGTGTTGCTCGAACGCGGCGACCAGGCCTCGGCGTTCGAGAATCTCGAAGCGATCGCGGCGCTCACCGAGCGCATGGGCAAGATCACCAATCAGCTGAAGCTGTTCGTCGGACGGGCACGGCCGCGCAGTGCGCGCGCGCCGGTCATGCGCGCGTTGCGCAACGTCATCGCGTTGCTGCAAAAGCGCCTGCAAGGCGTCGAAGTCGAGTTCGCGTTGCTCGATGGCGGCACCGGCGCGCGCACGCCGCTGAATCTGGCCGACGATCCCCCCGATCTGGTTGCCCACTGCGACGATCTGCGGCTCGAACAGGTGCTGATCAATCTGCTTGGCAACGCGCTCGACGCCACGGCGGGGATGACCCCGCCGCGTATTTCGATCGAGATCGAAACCGCTGAGTCGAGCGTGTCGTTCGCCGTGCGCGACAACGGCCCAGGCATCCCCGACGACGTGCTGCCGCGTCTGTTCGAGCCGTTCTTCACGACGAAGGAAATGGGTCAGGGCCTGGGGCTCGGCCTTGCGATTTCGTCGTCGATTGCGCGCGACTGCGGCGGCACGCTGGTGGCGCGCAATGCGCCGGAGGGCGGTGCATTATTCGTGTTGACGCTGCGCCGCGCGCGCGTGCAGACGAGCCACACATCGGACCCGCTGACCACGGGCTCCTGA
- a CDS encoding sigma-54-dependent transcriptional regulator, whose amino-acid sequence MLNDGLQVLYIEDDELVRRASVQSLQLAGFDVIGHASAESAAKMISADFSGVIVSDIRLPGASGLELLAQCHERAPDVPVILVTGHGDISMAVQAMRDGAYDFIEKPFASERLIETVRRALERRKLVLENLALRRELAGQNTVAPRIIGRSPAIEQVRRLIANIAPTDASVLINGDTGAGKELIARSLHELSPRRDKPFIAVNCGALPEPMFESEMFGYEPGAFTGAAKRRIGKLEHASGGTLFLDEIESMPLALQVKLLRVLQDGVLERLGSNQPIRVNCRVVAAAKGDMAEHVADGSFRRDLLYRLNVVTIALPPLGERREDIVPLFEHFLLDAAVRYQRPAPILTDRQRASLMQREWPGNVRELRNAADRFVLGVADDPVMSFAADDAAAHPLKERVEQFERAVIAEALEQAGGVVAVAADKLQLGKATLYEKIKRYGLAAKGEGER is encoded by the coding sequence ATGCTGAACGACGGCTTGCAGGTGCTGTATATCGAAGACGACGAACTGGTGCGGCGCGCCAGCGTGCAGAGCTTGCAACTGGCGGGCTTCGACGTGATCGGCCACGCGTCGGCGGAATCCGCGGCGAAGATGATCAGCGCGGATTTCTCAGGGGTGATTGTCAGCGATATTCGCCTGCCTGGCGCGAGCGGACTCGAATTGCTCGCGCAGTGCCACGAGCGCGCGCCCGACGTGCCGGTGATTCTGGTCACCGGTCATGGCGATATTTCGATGGCCGTGCAGGCGATGCGTGACGGCGCGTATGACTTCATCGAAAAGCCCTTCGCATCCGAGCGTCTGATCGAAACCGTGCGACGTGCGCTGGAGCGCCGCAAGCTGGTGCTGGAGAATCTTGCGCTGCGCCGCGAGCTGGCTGGGCAGAACACGGTCGCGCCGCGCATCATCGGCCGCAGTCCGGCGATCGAGCAGGTGCGGCGGCTGATTGCGAACATCGCGCCGACCGACGCGTCGGTGCTGATCAACGGCGACACCGGCGCGGGCAAGGAATTGATCGCGCGTAGTCTGCATGAACTGTCGCCGCGGCGTGACAAGCCGTTTATCGCGGTGAACTGCGGCGCGCTGCCGGAACCGATGTTCGAGTCGGAAATGTTCGGCTACGAACCCGGCGCATTCACCGGTGCGGCAAAACGCCGGATCGGCAAGCTCGAGCATGCCTCGGGCGGCACGCTGTTCCTCGACGAAATCGAGAGCATGCCGCTCGCGCTGCAGGTCAAGCTGCTGCGCGTGTTGCAGGACGGCGTGCTGGAACGGCTCGGCTCGAATCAGCCGATTCGTGTGAATTGCCGCGTGGTGGCTGCCGCAAAGGGCGACATGGCGGAGCATGTCGCGGACGGCTCGTTCCGTCGCGACTTGCTATACCGCCTGAACGTGGTGACGATCGCACTGCCGCCTTTGGGCGAGCGTCGCGAGGACATCGTGCCGCTCTTCGAACACTTCCTGCTGGATGCGGCGGTCCGTTATCAGCGCCCGGCGCCGATTCTTACTGACAGGCAGCGTGCCAGCCTGATGCAACGGGAGTGGCCGGGGAACGTGCGCGAACTGCGCAATGCCGCCGACCGCTTCGTGCTCGGCGTCGCCGACGATCCCGTCATGTCTTTCGCCGCCGACGACGCAGCGGCGCATCCGTTGAAGGAACGTGTCGAGCAATTCGAGCGGGCGGTGATCGCAGAGGCGTTGGAGCAAGCCGGCGGTGTCGTCGCGGTTGCTGCAGACAAGCTACAGCTTGGAAAGGCGACGCTCTACGAGAAGATCAAGCGGTATGGCCTCGCGGCCAAGGGGGAAGGGGAGCGGTGA
- a CDS encoding TlpA disulfide reductase family protein has product MSSTPSTAARRANPIRTIIIAVVAVAIAIAGYFAFAGQQRVPDATFTLLSGQKVSTADLKGKVYLVNFWATSCDTCMKEMPQMVQTYNRFKGKGLEFVAVAMNYDAPMYVANYTQTRQLPFKVAMDDGSAAKQFGNVQLTPTTFLVDKDGKILKRYVGEPQFAELDQLLEKALNAA; this is encoded by the coding sequence ATGAGCTCCACCCCGTCCACCGCCGCACGGCGCGCGAATCCGATTCGCACCATCATCATCGCCGTCGTGGCCGTCGCGATTGCGATTGCCGGCTATTTCGCGTTTGCCGGCCAGCAGCGCGTGCCCGATGCGACCTTCACGTTGCTGTCGGGCCAGAAAGTCTCGACCGCCGACCTGAAAGGCAAGGTCTACCTGGTCAACTTCTGGGCGACCAGCTGCGACACCTGCATGAAGGAAATGCCGCAGATGGTCCAGACCTATAACCGCTTCAAGGGCAAAGGGCTCGAATTCGTAGCCGTCGCGATGAACTACGACGCGCCGATGTACGTGGCCAACTACACGCAAACCCGCCAGTTGCCGTTCAAGGTTGCAATGGACGACGGCTCGGCCGCCAAGCAGTTCGGCAACGTCCAGCTCACGCCGACCACCTTCCTGGTCGACAAGGACGGCAAGATTCTGAAGCGCTATGTCGGCGAGCCGCAATTCGCGGAACTCGACCAGTTGCTGGAAAAAGCGCTGAACGCGGCTTGA